A single Trachemys scripta elegans isolate TJP31775 chromosome 20, CAS_Tse_1.0, whole genome shotgun sequence DNA region contains:
- the MTF1 gene encoding metal regulatory transcription factor 1 isoform X2 — MGENSPDGSIHYYEVEEDELTQDDKMMRFVDKNGLVPSSSGTIYDRTTVLIEQDHGTLEDDEDEGQCGDHLPFLPEGHEEGFHLIADHEGMSQGYVQHIISPDQIHLTINPGSTPMPRNIEGATLTLQSECPETKRKEVKRYQCTFEGCPRTYSTAGNLRTHQKTHRGEYTFVCNQQGCGKAFLTSYSLKIHVRVHTKEKPFECDVQGCEKAFNTLYRLKAHQRLHTGKTFNCESEGCSKYFTTLSDLRKHIRTHTGEKPFRCDHDGCGKAFAASHHLKTHVRTHTGERPFFCPSNGCEKTFSTQYSLKSHMKGHEKGHLYNALPSNNVSETHGRDLSTISPASIFESMFQSPDHTANQEDSQQTAALIESFNGDADSVTTVQPSVGDSASLSLPLVLQLGISEPSHPALQTSAPPPAPTSIGTSSQQAAFGNPATILQSPEVPVPHSTQFAASHQDFLPHTQTPPQPIVQGLSVVAGASAPAASSATEPLPAVVQSVPVGANSVLTSNPTITITPSQSTAILQSSIVMGEQNLQWILNGANGSPQNQEQMPQVPKVEKVFFTTTLPVAGNTGNSVQQIGLSVPVIIIKQEEACQCQCACRDSAKEKATSKKGCSSPDPKTLEQPTLQLQPQTFPSSSSSSCEPTGQMANPSDSQTETLSAIDVSDFLSLQSPETPSNLIPIEALLQGEEEIGLNSSFAK; from the exons ATGGGGGAAAATAGTCCTGATGGCAGCATTCATTACTATGAAGTGGAAGAAGATGAACTGACCCAAGATGATAAAATGATGAGGTTTGTGGACAAAAATGGTCTGGTTCCTTCATCATCTGGGACAATTTATGACAGGACAACTGTTCTAATTGAACAAGACCATGGGACATTAGAAGATGATGAGGATGAAGGACAATGTGGAGATCACTTGCCTTTTTTACCAGAGGGTCATGAAGAAGGATTTCATTTAATAGCAGATCATGAAGGAATGTCCCAGGGTTATGTGCAACATATTATTTCTCCAGATCAGATTCATTTGACTATAAATCCTGGTTCAACTCCCATGCCAAGAAATATCGAAGGAGCTACTCTCACTTTGCAATCTGAATGCCCAGAAACCAAGCGTAAAGAA GTTAAGAGATACCAGTGCACCTTTGAGGGCTGCCCTCGCACCTACAGCACTGCTGGGAATCTGCGCACTCATCAGAAGACACATCGTGGGGAATACACATTTGTCTGCAATCAACAAGGTTGTGGCAAGGCCTTCCTTACCTCCTATAGTCTCAAAATTCATGTCCGAGTGCACACTAAGGAAAAGCCGTTTGAGTGTGATGTGCAGGGCTGCGAAAAGGCATTCAATACACTGTACAG GTTGAAAGCGCATCAGAGGCTTCACACAGGAAAAACGTTTAACTGTGAAAGCGAAGGCTGCAGTAAATACTTCACAACACTCAGCGATCTGAGGAAGCACATTCGAACACACACAGGAGAAAAGCCATTTAG GTGTGATCATGACGGCTGTGGAAAGGCTTTTGCTGCAAGCCACCACCTTAAAACACATGTTAGGACACATACTG GAGAGAGACCCTTCTTCTGTCCCAGTAATGGCTGTGAGAAGACTTTTAGTACTCAGTATAGTCTCAAGAGTCACATGAAAGGTCACGAGAAAGGACACTTATATAATGCACTTCCCAGTAACAACGTATCTGAG ACACATGGACGAGATCTTAGCACAATCTCACCAGCAAGCATTTTTGAATCTATGTTCCAGAGCCCAGATCATACAGCAAATCAGGAAGATTCTCAACAGACAG CTGCCTTGATTGAAAGTTTTAACGGTGATGCAGACTCAGTAACTACTGTTCAGCCTTCTGTAGGAGATTCAGCATCTTTATCTCTCCCACTTGTACTGCAGCTTGGCATCTCCGAGCCTTCTCACCCAGCACTACAAACCTCCgcaccccctccagctcccacctCCATAGGAACCAGTTCACAGCAAGCTGCGTTTGGAAATCCTGCGACTATTTTACAGTCCCCAGAAGTGCCTGTTCCTCACAGCACACAGTTTGCAGCCAGTCACCAAGACTTTCTGCCGCACACTCAGACACCACCACAGCCCATTGTACAAGGACTTTCAGTGGTTGCCGGAGCCTCTGCTCCAGCCGCGTCGAGTGCCACTGAGCCTCTGCCGGCTGTGGTTCAGTCGGTGCCTGTGGGTGCGAACTCTGTTCTGACAAGTAACCCGACGATCACAATCACTCCATCTCAGAGCACtgctattctccagtccagcATAGTCATGGGAGAACAGAACTTACAATGGATTTTAAATGGTGCCAATGGATCTCCCCAGAATCAAGAACAAATG ccacaagTTCCAAAGGTGGAGAAGGTCTTTTTTACCACCACATTACCAGTGGCTGGCAACACAG GAAACTCTGTTCAGCAGATTGGTCTCAGCGTTCCTGTTATCATTATAAAGCAAGAGGAGGCTTGCCAGTGTCAGTGTGCCTGCCGAGACTCTGCCAAGGAGAAGGCAACTAGTAAGAAGGGATGTTCCTCGCCTGACCCGAAAACTTTGGAGCAGCCAACTCTTCAGCTGCAGCCTCAgacttttccttcctcctcctcctcttcctgtgaGCCCACTGGTCAGATGGCTAACCCTTCCGACTCACAGACTGAAACATTAAGTGCCATAGATGTATCAGACTTCCTGTCCCTCCAAAGCCCTGAAACCCCATCCAATCTGATTCCAATTGAAGCACTACTACAGGGGGAGGAAGAAATTGGTTTGAATAGCAGCTTCGCCAAGTAA
- the MTF1 gene encoding metal regulatory transcription factor 1 isoform X1, whose protein sequence is MGENSPDGSIHYYEVEEDELTQDDKMMRFVDKNGLVPSSSGTIYDRTTVLIEQDHGTLEDDEDEGQCGDHLPFLPEGHEEGFHLIADHEGMSQGYVQHIISPDQIHLTINPGSTPMPRNIEGATLTLQSECPETKRKEVKRYQCTFEGCPRTYSTAGNLRTHQKTHRGEYTFVCNQQGCGKAFLTSYSLKIHVRVHTKEKPFECDVQGCEKAFNTLYRLKAHQRLHTGKTFNCESEGCSKYFTTLSDLRKHIRTHTGEKPFRCDHDGCGKAFAASHHLKTHVRTHTGERPFFCPSNGCEKTFSTQYSLKSHMKGHEKGHLYNALPSNNVSEDTNHSLCLSDLSLISTDSELRENSNTTHGRDLSTISPASIFESMFQSPDHTANQEDSQQTAALIESFNGDADSVTTVQPSVGDSASLSLPLVLQLGISEPSHPALQTSAPPPAPTSIGTSSQQAAFGNPATILQSPEVPVPHSTQFAASHQDFLPHTQTPPQPIVQGLSVVAGASAPAASSATEPLPAVVQSVPVGANSVLTSNPTITITPSQSTAILQSSIVMGEQNLQWILNGANGSPQNQEQMPQVPKVEKVFFTTTLPVAGNTGNSVQQIGLSVPVIIIKQEEACQCQCACRDSAKEKATSKKGCSSPDPKTLEQPTLQLQPQTFPSSSSSSCEPTGQMANPSDSQTETLSAIDVSDFLSLQSPETPSNLIPIEALLQGEEEIGLNSSFAK, encoded by the exons ATGGGGGAAAATAGTCCTGATGGCAGCATTCATTACTATGAAGTGGAAGAAGATGAACTGACCCAAGATGATAAAATGATGAGGTTTGTGGACAAAAATGGTCTGGTTCCTTCATCATCTGGGACAATTTATGACAGGACAACTGTTCTAATTGAACAAGACCATGGGACATTAGAAGATGATGAGGATGAAGGACAATGTGGAGATCACTTGCCTTTTTTACCAGAGGGTCATGAAGAAGGATTTCATTTAATAGCAGATCATGAAGGAATGTCCCAGGGTTATGTGCAACATATTATTTCTCCAGATCAGATTCATTTGACTATAAATCCTGGTTCAACTCCCATGCCAAGAAATATCGAAGGAGCTACTCTCACTTTGCAATCTGAATGCCCAGAAACCAAGCGTAAAGAA GTTAAGAGATACCAGTGCACCTTTGAGGGCTGCCCTCGCACCTACAGCACTGCTGGGAATCTGCGCACTCATCAGAAGACACATCGTGGGGAATACACATTTGTCTGCAATCAACAAGGTTGTGGCAAGGCCTTCCTTACCTCCTATAGTCTCAAAATTCATGTCCGAGTGCACACTAAGGAAAAGCCGTTTGAGTGTGATGTGCAGGGCTGCGAAAAGGCATTCAATACACTGTACAG GTTGAAAGCGCATCAGAGGCTTCACACAGGAAAAACGTTTAACTGTGAAAGCGAAGGCTGCAGTAAATACTTCACAACACTCAGCGATCTGAGGAAGCACATTCGAACACACACAGGAGAAAAGCCATTTAG GTGTGATCATGACGGCTGTGGAAAGGCTTTTGCTGCAAGCCACCACCTTAAAACACATGTTAGGACACATACTG GAGAGAGACCCTTCTTCTGTCCCAGTAATGGCTGTGAGAAGACTTTTAGTACTCAGTATAGTCTCAAGAGTCACATGAAAGGTCACGAGAAAGGACACTTATATAATGCACTTCCCAGTAACAACGTATCTGAG GATACAAACCACTCACTTTGTCTGAGCGACTTAAGCCTCATATCCACAGATTCGGAACTGCGGGAAAACTCTAATACA ACACATGGACGAGATCTTAGCACAATCTCACCAGCAAGCATTTTTGAATCTATGTTCCAGAGCCCAGATCATACAGCAAATCAGGAAGATTCTCAACAGACAG CTGCCTTGATTGAAAGTTTTAACGGTGATGCAGACTCAGTAACTACTGTTCAGCCTTCTGTAGGAGATTCAGCATCTTTATCTCTCCCACTTGTACTGCAGCTTGGCATCTCCGAGCCTTCTCACCCAGCACTACAAACCTCCgcaccccctccagctcccacctCCATAGGAACCAGTTCACAGCAAGCTGCGTTTGGAAATCCTGCGACTATTTTACAGTCCCCAGAAGTGCCTGTTCCTCACAGCACACAGTTTGCAGCCAGTCACCAAGACTTTCTGCCGCACACTCAGACACCACCACAGCCCATTGTACAAGGACTTTCAGTGGTTGCCGGAGCCTCTGCTCCAGCCGCGTCGAGTGCCACTGAGCCTCTGCCGGCTGTGGTTCAGTCGGTGCCTGTGGGTGCGAACTCTGTTCTGACAAGTAACCCGACGATCACAATCACTCCATCTCAGAGCACtgctattctccagtccagcATAGTCATGGGAGAACAGAACTTACAATGGATTTTAAATGGTGCCAATGGATCTCCCCAGAATCAAGAACAAATG ccacaagTTCCAAAGGTGGAGAAGGTCTTTTTTACCACCACATTACCAGTGGCTGGCAACACAG GAAACTCTGTTCAGCAGATTGGTCTCAGCGTTCCTGTTATCATTATAAAGCAAGAGGAGGCTTGCCAGTGTCAGTGTGCCTGCCGAGACTCTGCCAAGGAGAAGGCAACTAGTAAGAAGGGATGTTCCTCGCCTGACCCGAAAACTTTGGAGCAGCCAACTCTTCAGCTGCAGCCTCAgacttttccttcctcctcctcctcttcctgtgaGCCCACTGGTCAGATGGCTAACCCTTCCGACTCACAGACTGAAACATTAAGTGCCATAGATGTATCAGACTTCCTGTCCCTCCAAAGCCCTGAAACCCCATCCAATCTGATTCCAATTGAAGCACTACTACAGGGGGAGGAAGAAATTGGTTTGAATAGCAGCTTCGCCAAGTAA